A section of the Oryza sativa Japonica Group chromosome 1, ASM3414082v1 genome encodes:
- the LOC4324182 gene encoding probable protein phosphatase 2C 8, with the protein MSSDTSRRDHAAMAVREVLAGDRKVGTVSRSARRRRLELRRLGRTASAVAEDDAAKRVRPASDSSSDSSESAKVAPEPTAEVARWPACVSHGAVSVIGRRREMEDAIFVAAPFLAASKEAAVEGSGVAEEEGKEEDEGFFAVYDGHGGSRVAEACRERMHVVLAEEVRVRRLLQGGGGGADVEDEDRARWKEAMAACFTRVDGEVGGAEEADTGEQTVGSTAVVAVVGPRRIVVANCGDSRAVLSRGGVAVPLSSDHKPDRPDEMERVEAAGGRVINWNGYRILGVLATSRSIGDYYLKPYVIAEPEVTVMDRTDKDEFLILASDGLWDVVSNDVACKIARNCLSGRAASKYPESVSGSTAADAAALLVELAISRGSKDNISVVVVELRRLRSRTTASKENGR; encoded by the exons ATGAGCAGTGACACAAGCAGGCGGGATCATGCCGCCATGGCCGTGCGGGAGGTCCTCGCCGGCGACAGGAAGGTGGGCACCGTGTCCaggtcggcgaggaggaggaggcttgaGCTCCGGAGGCTCGGGcggacggcgtcggcggtggcggaggatgaCGCCGCGAAGAGGGTGCGGCCGGCGTCGGACAGCTCCTCCGACTCGTCGGAGTCGGCTAAGGTAGCGCCCGAGCCCACCGCGGAGGTGGCGAGATGGCCGGCGTGCGTGTCGCACGGGGCGGTGTCGGTGATCGGGCGCCGGAGGGAGATGGAAGACGCCATCTTCGTCGCGGCGCCGTTCTTGGCCGCctcgaaggaggcggcggtggaggggagcGGCGTCGCGGAAGAGGAAGgcaaggaggaggatgaggggtTCTTCGCGGTGTACGACGGGCACGGCGGGTCCCGCGTGGCGGAGGCGTGCCGGGAGCGGATGCACGTGGTGCTCGCGGAGGAGGTGCGGGTGCGGAGGCTGCTGcagggcgggggcggcggcgccgacgtcgaGGACGAGGACCGCGCCCGTTGGAAGGAGGCCATGGCGGCCTGCTTCACCCGCGTggacggcgaggtcggcggcgccgaggaggcCGACACGGGCGAGCAGACGGTGGgctccaccgccgtcgtcgccgtcgtgggTCCCCGCCGCATCGTCGTCGCCAACTGCGGCGACTCCCGCGCCGTCCTctcccgcggcggcgtggccgtgcCGCTCTCCTCCGACCACAAG CCAGACAGACCTGacgagatggagagagtagaaGCAGCAGGTGGCAGGGTTATCAATTGGAATGGATACCGTATCCTCGGTGTCCTTGCTACTTCTAGGTCAATTG GAGACTATTACCTCAAGCCATATGTAATAGCTGAGCCTGAGGTCACAGTCATGGACAGGACGGACAAGGACGAGTTCCTCATATTGGCGAGCGACGGGCTGTGGGATGTGGTATCCAACGATGTGGCCTGCAAGATTGCGAGAAATTGCTTAAGCGGGCGGGCAGCTTCCAAGTACCCAGAATCCGTCTCCGGGAGCACCGCAGCCGATGCTGCCGCCCTGCTGGTCGAGCTCGCCATCTCCCGTGGCAGCAAGGACAACATCAGCGTCGTCGTGGTCGAGTTGAGACGGCTGAGGAGTAGAACGACGGCGAGCAAAGAGAACGGTAGGTAG